Proteins co-encoded in one Corynebacterium tuberculostearicum genomic window:
- a CDS encoding PRC and DUF2382 domain-containing protein: MGKNIKDLFNATAYDKDGEKLGDVNEVFVDDQSGQPTFVEVNHGLFGMNSSLVPLRGHDFSGDDLKLGFSKDRIKDAPDFDSDKPLTPEAQSDIFKHYGLENAQDVTDYKDSNLDSKRDVQAGADKDHNLTAGAGAAGAGAGAAGAGVAGARADENKAATDAAHAERKTGVADDAAARTNNDGELIRSEEQLNVNKERVATGEARLRKYVVTDTETVEVPVDREEVRVERTPINAEEANNYNGAISGDSEEASVTLHEERVNIDKETVPVEKVNLKKDTVRDTETRTEELRKEQIDTDGVDGFKKK; the protein is encoded by the coding sequence GTGGGTAAGAACATTAAGGACCTTTTTAACGCCACCGCATACGACAAGGACGGCGAGAAGCTCGGCGATGTCAACGAGGTATTCGTTGATGACCAGTCCGGCCAGCCGACCTTCGTTGAGGTTAACCACGGCCTGTTCGGCATGAACTCCAGCTTGGTTCCGCTGCGTGGTCATGATTTCTCCGGTGATGACCTGAAGCTGGGCTTCTCCAAAGATCGCATCAAGGATGCACCAGACTTCGACTCCGATAAGCCGCTGACCCCAGAAGCACAATCCGATATCTTCAAGCACTACGGCCTGGAAAACGCACAAGACGTTACCGACTACAAGGATTCCAACCTTGACTCTAAGCGCGACGTGCAGGCTGGCGCTGACAAGGATCACAACCTGACCGCTGGTGCAGGCGCAGCTGGTGCTGGCGCAGGCGCTGCAGGTGCAGGTGTTGCTGGTGCACGAGCCGATGAAAATAAGGCAGCTACCGACGCCGCTCACGCCGAGCGTAAGACTGGCGTCGCAGACGATGCTGCTGCACGTACGAACAACGACGGTGAGCTCATCCGCTCTGAGGAGCAGCTCAACGTCAACAAGGAGCGCGTAGCTACCGGTGAGGCTCGCCTGCGTAAGTATGTCGTGACCGATACTGAGACCGTTGAGGTTCCGGTTGACCGCGAGGAAGTTCGTGTCGAGCGCACCCCGATCAACGCTGAGGAAGCCAATAACTACAACGGCGCTATCTCTGGCGACTCTGAGGAAGCTTCCGTTACTCTGCACGAGGAGCGCGTGAACATCGACAAGGAAACCGTCCCGGTCGAGAAAGTCAACCTGAAGAAGGATACCGTCCGCGATACCGAGACCCGCACTGAGGAGCTGCGCAAGGAGCAGATCGACACCGATGGTGTTGATGGCTTCAAGAAGAAGTAA
- a CDS encoding cation diffusion facilitator family transporter, with translation MPHPGSEQRVLERFMQLSIAAAAATIALKALAAWFTGSVGFLSDALESVVNLVAAVAGFYALRIAAKPADDNHQFGHGKAEYVSALVEGAMIFIAAGMIIYTAIQRFFVPQPIAEPGWGLALSTLSSVLNCLVGIALIRAGKHYRSATLNADGHHLLTDVWTSVGVLVGIAAVYLTGWMWLDPVVALAVGINILWTGYTLLSDSVSRLLSEALPEEEQRQIRQLLARLEEKHEVSFTDRRTVASGRQRLVYLTMEVPGEWSVMRSHEVADDVEIALDELFQGCSAFIHVEPAGLDHRRPYLFR, from the coding sequence ATGCCCCATCCAGGCTCTGAACAGCGCGTCTTAGAGCGCTTCATGCAGCTTTCCATTGCCGCTGCGGCGGCCACCATCGCTCTCAAGGCATTGGCCGCGTGGTTTACAGGCTCCGTGGGTTTTCTTTCCGATGCCCTCGAATCCGTAGTTAATTTGGTGGCAGCCGTTGCAGGTTTTTATGCGCTGCGTATTGCTGCCAAGCCGGCCGATGATAACCACCAATTTGGCCATGGTAAGGCCGAGTACGTTTCTGCCTTGGTGGAGGGCGCGATGATTTTCATCGCGGCAGGCATGATTATTTACACGGCTATTCAGCGCTTTTTTGTGCCTCAGCCCATTGCGGAACCCGGTTGGGGCTTGGCGCTTTCCACGCTTTCTTCCGTTCTCAACTGCTTGGTCGGCATCGCCCTTATTCGTGCGGGCAAACACTACCGTTCCGCTACCTTGAATGCGGATGGGCATCACTTGCTTACCGACGTCTGGACTTCCGTCGGCGTCCTAGTCGGCATCGCCGCCGTGTATCTTACTGGATGGATGTGGCTGGACCCAGTGGTGGCATTGGCCGTGGGTATCAACATTTTATGGACTGGCTATACCCTCCTAAGCGATTCCGTAAGCCGCCTGCTTTCTGAGGCCCTCCCGGAGGAGGAACAGAGACAGATTCGCCAGCTATTGGCACGATTGGAAGAGAAGCACGAGGTTAGCTTTACAGATCGGCGTACCGTGGCTTCTGGTCGGCAGCGTCTGGTGTATCTCACCATGGAAGTGCCAGGAGAGTGGAGCGTTATGCGCTCCCATGAAGTTGCCGATGACGTGGAGATCGCCTTGGACGAGCTATTTCAGGGCTGCAGTGCATTTATCCACGTGGAACCAGCAGGTTTGGACCATCGGCGGCCATACCTGTTCCGCTAA
- a CDS encoding type 1 glutamine amidotransferase domain-containing protein yields the protein MAELENKTIAIIATNDFEDSELTSPLEAVKNAGATVRVIAPEAGTITGKKGTEISVDATTADSTGESCDGIILPGGTNNADLLRLDKAAVEIVRNHMSKGLPLGAICHGAWILTDADALKGRTLTSFPSLQTDLRNAGATWVDEEVHCDQGLVSSRTPDDLPAFNAKLVEEFAEGQH from the coding sequence ATGGCTGAACTAGAAAACAAGACCATTGCCATCATCGCTACCAATGACTTTGAAGACTCTGAGCTAACCTCCCCGCTGGAGGCCGTGAAGAACGCCGGAGCAACCGTGCGTGTTATCGCCCCAGAGGCCGGCACCATCACCGGTAAGAAGGGTACGGAGATTTCCGTGGATGCCACTACCGCTGACTCTACCGGCGAGTCTTGCGATGGCATCATCTTGCCCGGCGGTACCAACAATGCTGACCTGCTGCGTTTGGATAAGGCCGCAGTAGAAATCGTGCGTAACCACATGAGCAAGGGCCTCCCGCTCGGTGCAATCTGCCACGGTGCATGGATCTTGACGGACGCTGATGCCCTCAAGGGCCGCACGCTTACCTCCTTCCCATCCCTGCAGACAGACTTGCGCAATGCTGGTGCCACTTGGGTGGACGAGGAAGTCCATTGCGACCAGGGCTTGGTTTCTTCCCGCACGCCGGATGATCTCCCAGCCTTTAACGCTAAGCTGGTTGAGGAATTTGCGGAGGGCCAGCACTAA
- the ychF gene encoding redox-regulated ATPase YchF: MSLTLGIVGLPNVGKSTLFNALTRSEILAANYPFATIEPNVGLVELPDARLTRLAEMFNSERILPATVSFVDIAGIVSGASQGEGMGNAFLANIREADAICQVVRAFSDDNVIHVDGKVDPRNDISVINTELILADLQTIEKALPRLEKDARKNKDLVAEVEATKKAQEILEDDRTLFAAAKEGEIDLSLVRDLHLMTAKPFLYVFNSDEAVLTDDAKKEELRQLVAPAEAVFLDAQTETELLELEEDEARELLEAVGQDEPGLATLAKAGFATLGLQTYLTAGEKEARAWTIKQGSAAPQAAGVIHTDFEKKFIKAEIVSYDDLVATGSMAEARAHGKVRQEGKDYIMQDGDVCDFKIGG; the protein is encoded by the coding sequence GTGAGTCTTACACTAGGAATCGTCGGCCTGCCCAACGTGGGCAAGTCCACTTTGTTTAATGCCCTAACCCGTTCTGAGATCTTGGCGGCGAACTACCCGTTCGCCACCATCGAGCCCAACGTGGGCCTGGTGGAGTTGCCGGATGCCCGCCTAACCCGCTTGGCGGAAATGTTTAACTCTGAGCGCATTCTTCCTGCCACCGTATCGTTCGTGGATATCGCCGGCATCGTCTCCGGTGCCTCCCAGGGCGAGGGCATGGGCAATGCCTTCCTAGCTAATATCCGCGAGGCGGATGCCATTTGCCAGGTGGTGCGCGCTTTCTCCGATGACAACGTCATCCACGTCGATGGCAAGGTTGACCCGCGCAACGATATCTCCGTTATTAATACCGAGCTCATCCTTGCGGACCTCCAGACCATCGAAAAGGCCTTGCCACGTCTAGAAAAAGATGCGCGCAAGAATAAGGACCTGGTCGCTGAGGTGGAAGCAACCAAGAAGGCCCAGGAGATTCTGGAAGATGATCGCACCCTCTTCGCCGCCGCGAAGGAGGGCGAGATTGACCTTTCCCTCGTGCGCGATCTGCACCTGATGACTGCCAAGCCTTTCCTCTATGTCTTTAACTCGGACGAGGCCGTGCTTACCGACGACGCTAAGAAGGAAGAACTGCGCCAGCTCGTTGCCCCAGCCGAGGCCGTTTTCCTAGACGCACAGACCGAAACCGAGCTGCTCGAGCTGGAAGAAGACGAAGCGCGCGAATTGCTCGAGGCCGTAGGCCAAGATGAGCCCGGCCTGGCTACCTTGGCCAAGGCAGGCTTCGCCACCCTGGGGCTGCAGACTTACCTCACCGCAGGTGAGAAGGAAGCCCGCGCGTGGACTATCAAGCAGGGCTCTGCCGCCCCGCAGGCCGCTGGCGTTATTCACACTGACTTTGAGAAGAAGTTCATTAAGGCCGAGATCGTTTCCTACGATGACCTCGTGGCGACGGGCTCCATGGCAGAGGCCCGCGCACACGGCAAGGTCCGCCAAGAAGGCAAAGACTACATCATGCAGGATGGCGATGTATGCGACTTTAAAATTGGCGGCTGA
- a CDS encoding AI-2E family transporter yields MSSDSQPLPDDPQAGLGDKFDESFDTSKLEDVSPHPPGDQVDRSVIAGEVVKSASLWAVRLLIICVFLYALYRLLGNFWQGILPVLLALIICTVLAPVAKKLRGIGLPAALAAAVTILVSFTAVGGLIAFVAPDFMRQSRSLYLQTVSGIQSLQLWAQGPPLNLDSEDMSSYIDEAASWLQQRAGAIAGSVFTGIGTATSILVTLFIVLVLTFFFLKDGAKFLPWLRDATGKRAGWHLTELLTRAWNTLGGFIRAQAVVSLVDAIFIGIGLALIGVPLAMALAIITFIAGFIPFVGAIVAGALSVTIALVSLGITKALLVLGLVLLVQQLEGNVLSPWLQSKAMDLHPVIVLVSVTVGSALFGLVGGFLAVPTAAMFAVAYRYGQDMMKLQSGEKTAADLDFSTVAGYLIGRYTEDQGRYKREAWLQMPDYAAPEGAFADVSADGDLDSLDAALNVESTPQEHRKPGMRANLRRARDSFEELLNGDSKK; encoded by the coding sequence GTGAGTTCTGATAGCCAACCGCTGCCCGATGACCCTCAAGCAGGCTTGGGCGATAAGTTTGATGAAAGCTTCGATACCAGCAAGCTGGAGGATGTATCGCCGCATCCGCCAGGCGATCAGGTTGACCGCTCGGTCATCGCCGGCGAGGTGGTTAAGTCCGCGTCCCTGTGGGCGGTCCGCCTACTCATCATCTGCGTGTTCCTCTATGCCCTCTACCGCCTGCTCGGTAATTTCTGGCAGGGCATCTTGCCGGTACTTTTGGCGCTTATCATTTGCACCGTCCTAGCGCCCGTGGCTAAGAAGCTGCGCGGTATAGGCCTTCCCGCCGCTTTGGCGGCCGCCGTAACTATTTTGGTGTCTTTCACAGCCGTGGGTGGGCTCATTGCCTTCGTCGCGCCAGACTTCATGCGTCAATCCCGTTCGCTGTATTTGCAGACGGTGTCCGGCATCCAAAGCTTGCAACTATGGGCCCAGGGCCCGCCTCTCAACCTCGATAGCGAGGATATGAGCAGCTATATCGATGAAGCGGCTTCCTGGCTGCAGCAGCGCGCCGGTGCCATCGCCGGATCGGTCTTCACCGGCATCGGCACGGCCACATCGATCCTGGTCACCCTCTTTATCGTGTTGGTGCTTACCTTCTTCTTCCTCAAGGACGGCGCCAAGTTTTTGCCTTGGCTGCGCGATGCTACCGGCAAGCGCGCCGGCTGGCACCTCACGGAGCTGCTTACTCGCGCCTGGAATACGCTGGGCGGTTTCATTCGCGCCCAGGCGGTTGTCTCGCTTGTCGACGCCATCTTTATCGGCATCGGCCTCGCCCTTATCGGCGTCCCTTTGGCCATGGCCTTGGCGATTATCACCTTTATCGCCGGGTTTATCCCCTTTGTAGGTGCCATCGTGGCCGGCGCCCTTTCGGTCACCATTGCGTTGGTGTCCCTTGGAATCACCAAGGCCTTACTGGTTTTAGGCCTAGTTCTGCTGGTCCAACAGTTGGAGGGCAATGTGCTCTCGCCGTGGCTGCAGTCCAAGGCAATGGACCTGCACCCAGTCATCGTCTTGGTCTCCGTGACGGTCGGCTCCGCTCTCTTTGGCCTCGTGGGTGGTTTCCTTGCGGTTCCAACCGCCGCAATGTTTGCCGTGGCCTACCGCTACGGGCAGGACATGATGAAGCTCCAGTCCGGTGAAAAGACCGCAGCAGATTTGGACTTTTCCACTGTGGCTGGCTATCTCATCGGCCGCTACACCGAAGACCAAGGGCGTTATAAGCGCGAGGCGTGGCTACAAATGCCAGACTATGCTGCCCCAGAAGGCGCGTTTGCCGACGTCTCTGCTGACGGCGATTTAGACTCCCTCGACGCCGCCCTCAACGTAGAGTCCACTCCACAGGAGCATCGAAAACCCGGCATGCGCGCTAACCTGCGGCGTGCGCGCGACTCCTTCGAAGAGCTTTTGAACGGAGATTCGAAAAAGTAG
- a CDS encoding DNA recombination protein RmuC: MTSTLPVLLLLIGLILGAVMGWLAHSYSATRSAPSAEHRALQDSQRRQAELQPLEKAMDRLGFQLQEIEEDRSALLASLSSQVQAVTRTSSRLNERTDKLVSALRSPNVRGRWGEVQLERVVELGGMTKHVDFDCQVSAPLGGRIVRPDMLINLAGGRHIIVDAKVPFTSYLDALETEDPEEHAGFLRRHAHLMRGHIQALSQKDYIEAFQPTPEFVILFVPADPFLDAALSVNPELIEYAFEHNVVIATPSSLFALLRTVAMGWQQEDISAKAKEVQRLGRELYTRLNTLSAHYGKVGHNLEKAVEAYNATLSSLDSRVGVTARKLHEMDIPGRTDRTPREPLPIDTWPRGHSAP; this comes from the coding sequence ATGACTTCCACTTTGCCCGTGCTGCTACTTCTTATCGGCCTTATCCTTGGCGCGGTGATGGGCTGGCTAGCCCATTCCTACTCCGCCACTCGTTCTGCGCCGAGCGCCGAACACCGCGCGCTACAGGATTCACAGCGCCGCCAAGCCGAGCTCCAACCGCTAGAAAAGGCCATGGACCGCTTGGGATTTCAGCTCCAAGAAATTGAGGAAGATCGCAGCGCGCTGCTCGCATCCCTATCGAGCCAAGTACAGGCGGTTACCCGTACCTCCTCCCGTCTTAATGAACGCACCGATAAGCTCGTCAGCGCCTTGCGCTCGCCGAATGTTCGTGGACGTTGGGGCGAGGTGCAGTTAGAGCGCGTTGTCGAACTTGGAGGCATGACCAAGCATGTGGACTTTGACTGCCAAGTCTCTGCGCCGCTCGGCGGGCGAATAGTTCGCCCGGACATGCTCATCAACTTGGCCGGTGGCCGCCATATCATCGTGGACGCCAAGGTTCCTTTTACTTCTTACCTCGATGCCCTTGAAACAGAGGACCCAGAAGAACACGCTGGTTTCCTGCGCCGTCATGCACATTTGATGCGCGGGCATATTCAAGCTCTGTCCCAAAAGGACTACATCGAAGCTTTTCAGCCCACTCCGGAGTTCGTGATCCTTTTTGTTCCTGCCGATCCTTTCCTCGATGCCGCCCTTTCGGTGAATCCTGAGCTCATCGAGTATGCCTTTGAACACAACGTGGTGATCGCCACCCCCAGCTCCCTTTTTGCACTCTTGCGCACGGTGGCTATGGGCTGGCAGCAAGAGGACATTTCTGCCAAAGCCAAGGAGGTCCAGCGCTTAGGCCGCGAACTATACACGCGCCTGAATACCCTATCTGCGCATTATGGAAAGGTTGGTCACAACCTAGAAAAGGCGGTCGAGGCCTATAATGCCACACTGTCCTCACTCGATTCACGCGTGGGTGTTACCGCCCGGAAATTGCATGAGATGGATATACCGGGCCGCACGGACCGCACTCCTCGTGAACCGTTGCCCATTGACACCTGGCCCCGCGGGCATTCAGCACCATAA
- a CDS encoding Yip1 family protein: MSQAKQRKSSAAQSSGLPSIALGKGLGLLAAILLTGALISILMGALGWVYLAFLVIGSLLVGLVVEERGLFLTVASIPIFYAFTVVLAGFFITKANLPEGASSFSKTAIVTSAFPLVQNFLWLLIALVGAGVIGWLRWVRYRKTARRIVDREAASRRTEAEQDRRNRAERLSVAELMARDKPVKDSKAPKATPQRTRAAHTLKKSRPAPKDRLRGRDREERRRLQQEERENPRRPDPSRRAGDSVPASKAQKEQTKQGWDDNLYDED; this comes from the coding sequence GTGTCACAAGCCAAGCAAAGAAAGTCCTCCGCCGCCCAAAGCTCCGGTCTCCCCAGTATCGCGCTGGGCAAGGGCCTTGGGCTGCTCGCGGCAATCTTGCTCACCGGCGCGTTGATTTCCATCCTTATGGGTGCCCTGGGATGGGTCTACCTCGCGTTCCTTGTCATCGGCTCGCTACTGGTAGGCCTTGTAGTAGAAGAACGCGGCCTTTTCCTTACCGTTGCTTCCATCCCCATTTTCTACGCCTTCACGGTGGTATTGGCCGGATTCTTTATCACTAAGGCCAACCTGCCCGAGGGAGCTTCATCCTTTTCCAAGACCGCGATTGTCACTTCGGCTTTTCCCCTTGTACAAAACTTTTTGTGGCTCCTCATCGCTTTGGTAGGAGCGGGGGTCATTGGCTGGCTACGGTGGGTGCGCTACCGCAAGACTGCTCGGCGCATCGTCGATAGGGAGGCTGCTTCGCGCCGTACTGAAGCGGAACAAGACCGCCGCAATCGTGCAGAGCGCCTTTCTGTAGCGGAGTTAATGGCGCGAGATAAACCCGTAAAAGATTCTAAGGCCCCCAAAGCCACTCCGCAGCGTACTCGGGCCGCCCACACGCTGAAGAAATCTCGCCCCGCGCCGAAGGACCGCCTGCGCGGCCGCGATCGCGAGGAGCGGCGCCGCCTGCAACAAGAAGAGCGCGAGAACCCACGCCGCCCAGATCCATCCCGGCGCGCCGGCGACTCGGTACCCGCTTCCAAAGCGCAGAAAGAACAGACCAAACAAGGGTGGGACGATAACCTCTACGACGAAGATTAA